The Branchiostoma lanceolatum isolate klBraLanc5 chromosome 7, klBraLanc5.hap2, whole genome shotgun sequence nucleotide sequence CGTTGCTCGTACGTCAAGGTCATATCAGCTGCCATACCCTgtactatatatacatatacataaactgTAGGCTTAGCTTTTGACAGCTGTTACATCACAATTCTACTTATGATCCAGACACCGAGAGTTCTGGGGCATACGTACAAGAAAAGAAGAGAGAATTCCTCGCACAACAATGTCCTCTAGCGGTAAATCAACACAACTAATGACAGTTGATCGTTGTTCGTCCCTCTTTAAATATCTCGCTGAAAATTCATAGTAAATTTTCCACCCTTCAAGCGAACCATCTATTTTCGGCAAGGTGACCTTTACAACAGGTTGGCTTACCGGCGTAATCATGAGAGTTTTGAAGGGAGGAGGAAAAGCCAGAGATTCTCTGGCTTTTCCTCCTCCCTTCAAAACTCTCATGATTACGCCGGTAAGCCAACCTGTTGTAAAGGTCACCTTGCCGACGGCAGAGATAGAAGCAATTTGGAGAACAATGACACAATGCTATTCTCGACAGTGTCGAGAAAAGCATTGTGTCAGAGTCGACAGACCTTTCTGCCTCTCTACGACTTCGGGTGATTTTCTCCTTTGTTGTAACGTCTTATCTATCATTTTCTAGCAAGTTGGGGGTAAAAATCCCCATATCGTCGCTCTCGTGTTTATAGTTTCATTCGCATTCCACCCAAAATCATTGAATCGCCCCCATAACATCTACATAGTTTCGTAATATTTATACCAGTCATATATCTACCAATACACATATACTGTTTGCTTTCTGTGGTCAGACTACTGCGTTGTTATGATACCGACCTGGCGAGTACTTTTAGACGTCTGGATATGTGATTTGGTATGATTACTTGTTATTTTTCAGCCTTCCATATCTTCAAATCGGTGATCAGAGCTACGCTGCCAGCAGGGCCATGGGAGAAAAGTCATTTCAGCAGATAATAATCAATTCATTGCGGTAACGCTATATCACCACTGCAGATATAGCAGATCGTTAAAAGGCACGGTAGCTTGCAATTACGGTTAAGCTATCGCAATTTGTGCACTGGGTCGCCCCAGCGAtaagtgttttgtttttcacaaaTGATTGATGATTCATTACCAAGAATGTCAGCTAACCGTTAAGCAGGTCTATGTTGACTTTGCACGCGGAAATGAATTTTGACCTTGCTCACAGGGTGTCGGTTTTAACAGCCGGCATTGTTATCCAACCAGAGGCTTCAGATTATAGCAGGGACAAATTTGGAAGATCGTCCAACCATATAACATTACATAGCATTCCCGTTATAGGGAGCCGAGATACAGAGGAGTCGTCACGCTGGGAAAAATATACACCAAGGTCGCCCCAACGTCAGCGAGTGGACTAAAAGGGCACCTTATACTTAACTAGGAACCACCGCAACGTTGTCTTAGAATATGATGTTTCGCTCCCAACATGGGGAATTAGGCCATAATTTAGAGGAACACGTGAACATGCGGTTATGCATAGAGGTCACGCATGTCTACAGTCGTTTTGATTTTTATCTGGGGTTGAATGCTGTTAAGGGCTAGGGCACAAACCTGTGTCATATCTGGTGGTGAGGATCATCAGTGTGTAATGGCAGGCGTTGAACACAGGGAACATCGGCAGGGTGGCGAACACCGCCGCCACATCTTGTACCACGTCCATGGTCCCTCAGATTCGCGGGGTGAAAACGGCGATGAACAACCGAGACGTTAGAGAAACATCGGGGCGGGCTGCGGAACCGGCGAGTGAAGAGAGGGGCTACCCCTGTCCGGCGTGCCGAACATTCCCTGCATTCTGCCCACCCGCTCGGGTATCCTCGGTCTGCGCATGCGGAGTGAACCCGGGCCTGCTGCACCTGTCACCTTCCCGATACCACTTGGTTTGAGCAAACCTTAAACCAAAGGCGATTTGATGTTACCACAGATCGGTTAGCAACGAGACTCGCTTACTTGCACAAAGCAAATAGAGTCTGTGTTTCACTGCCGTGCAGGGACTAGCCGTTTGTGTATGCGGAGGGAGGAATATTAGACACGTATTCAGAGTCACTATCACAAAATTTGGTGCCACTGGCTTGACTTCTATGTACTTCCAACCATATCATTTTCAGTAAGGTACCAAAAAGcacatgtattttgtactgGAAACTAGACGAAGGGGTTTAGAATCAAGTGCCTTGTTTGTGGGCTGTCTGAACCCCATGTAAAAATGGCTTTAGTTCGTAGCATccgcaaatacatgtactcaatATTCAGAGAAGCTGCCCCTCTCCCCCCAAGTGAGCTGTAAAATACATCGAGAAACTTGTCTTTCCAGTCACCCACCGTGCCCTCTGAACTCTGACCTCAAATTATGACATGCATAATTACGCGTGTCTGTGACGTACAGGGTTTTTAAAGGAACAAGTGTAGAACACAAGTGCGCTGTTTCTGCTGAAAGGGCTGGGGTAAGAACCTTTTCGCACTAGCACAACTGGCTAAGCAACATTTTGGTAGCAataaattttgatatttcacaAGATGGATAGCTAGGTTTTTGATATAATTTGAAAGAGGATGTTTCCGTTCTGTGTTAAGGCATCTTGAATACTACCCTTGGTTCTATCATTAATCAATttgatggtaacgttacattacagTACTGGCGTTAGGGGAACGGAGTGAGACTGTGCAGTACTAAGACCGGGGACGGTACATAATAGTACAGGGCGCAGAAGAACCATtcggtaccaaggacagagaacaTTCGTTTTAATGCAGGCGTTAGGGTTGGGATGGATGATTATGCAGTACTAAGGCCGAGGACGGTGCATAATAGTACTGGGCACACGCAGGAGagccattcagtaccaaggacagggatggttcATCACAACACAGGCGTCATGGTTGCGGACTGTGCAGTACTAAGGCCAGCTAGGGACGGTAATGATAGTGCTAGGCACATGCAGGAGAACCATtcggtaccaaggacagggacggTTCATTATGACACAGGCGTCATGGTTGTGCAGTTCTAAGGCTGGGGACGGTATATGATAGTATAGGGCACAGGAAGGCCATTCAGTTCAACGGAATATTTATGTTGCGAGATGTTTTAAACATGCGGTAATCAACACTAAGCACAGTAGATGGTTTCAGGCGGACTGTCCCTAATCATACGAGACAAGCATGGTTTTTGCGCTATCGTTGCAACTTTTATTCATTCTGTTCATTTCATGTCACTTGTGCAGACCGTTAACCCGTGTATAAAATCAGTAGAACAAGACATACAGAAAGCCAAAACTGTCCCTCTCTACTTCCATCGCAACGACTGAAGCTGAATTCATTTCACTCACTCCTATCCAAGTACATGATATCGCGCGCCTTCTTACTAGCATTTTTCGAGCTTGTATACTTACAATTCACATCTTTCCACTCGGGACCTCTGTCTTGTACATAGATATCTTGTCATTGAAACGTGTATATGCTCCTATCATATATTTGATTCCCTGCGAATGTAATTGCAAATTTATTACTATTGCTGTGAACAAAAGTCATTGAATCACAACGATGATCACAATGTCTGAAGTTATTCCTATTCGCTGTGTGCCTGTTTCGACTTCTGTAAGATTCTCTTTGCGCCTCTGACGATCCTGCTGAACCACTTGATGTTGAGGACGTCCAGCACCAGGCACGTGACTATCCAGATGTACTTGTTGAGGACCAGCAGCCGGTTGTACTGTGCGGTACCGTACACCGTATACACCACGTACCAGTACGGCGGGATCGCCGCGATCCGGAACACGAACCAGGACAGGGCGAGCGCTAGGCCGTTCACCACGTACGGCTTGGAGGACTTACTGAAACCCTTTGTGTCCAACAGCCACCTGGCGATAAAAAGAGGCATGACAATCCGTTTTGAAATGTTAGCACACATAGTCTCTTTCAGGGAGATAATGGCCCATTACATCGTGATCAGCTATTTACTTTTCTTGTGTGAAGAAAATGTTTGTCTATGTTTTGGCGATGTAGATTTTGCCTTGAATCTTATTTGAATTGGAAGCGCGACGTGTATGAAACGGTTGGCCGCGCAGTGAAACACAACAAATGCCAAATTTACGCAACATAAGAtaacagtaactcaagcaaaTAGATAGATTTGGTAAAATcaatccagctgcttgagtaagtGTCATCTTGCGTATTCTATTACCAGGGTTTCTAACTTTCATCGACGCAAATTGTTCAGAAAGAGCAAACATGCTAGAAAAGACTAAATTTACGCCTTGGTGCTTATGGGGCATTTCTTAAGGAAAGTAGCCTGTTTAAAAAAGAACAGTTCCACGGATCTGGTCAATCGTAGAACAGAATACATACTTGGTGTTGACGAACAACGTCGAGTTTTCACAGGTGAGGCGGAAGACGGCGAAGTAAGCTAAGTTACCAAACGTCTGCAACAAaattacatcaaggaggttaaatagagGTCtaattaacctccttgattacatCAAGTGTAAATCTTGGCGATGTGATCAGGACTTTGTCTACCGTTTTACAAGTATGATATATGTTGGTTGCACCCCTATGTACGGAAAGTATGTTCCGATACCTTGAACCCTAACTGGTAACCCCAATCCTCTTACACCAGGGTGTTGGAATAAAAAGGTATCGTAACATTGGAACGTCGGaatataggggtgtcggaatataggggtgtcggaacatagggaggTCGAAAGATGAtaataggggtgtcggaacattggGACGTcgtaacataggggtgtcggaacatagcgGTGTCGGAACATTGAGACGTCGTaatataggggtgtcggaacatagggctgtcggGACATAGGAGCgccggaacataggggtgtcagaaaataggggtgttggaacatagggctgtcggAGCGTAGGGCTGTCGGAACatataggggtgttggaacataggggtgtcggaacattggGGCGTCGGAACATATCTATTTACTGTTTGGCACAATACACACttcaatgaaataaatgcaTCACTTCAAGAAAGTAAATTCAGAACAACTCCAATTATTAGGACTCACCAGACAACACATGATGTACGCCACAAGTACCCCCACGTGATGCGCTATGTAGCCGGCGTACTCCAGTGCACCCATGTGCTTCCAGTAGGAGTAGTAGTACAGCAAGATTAGCAGATCTGGAggaaatgaaatatattttcttaggTATACCCCAGAAACTGTTGATGTTGGGTTTATATGGAAGGACGTGTATTCAATGCTAGTCACTGCTAGGATATTAGAAAATAAACCTTCTTTTCCGGCTCTGTTATAATAAATTTTCATGGTTCTCAAACTATCTTGGAACGTCCTTGCATAGCAGTTACCAAAAGTGTTATCCTCTGTTTTTGTCGCCATTTCTTTATCTATCAGGCACTTTCTATTGACAATAATTGGCATTGAACtgtatgtaaattttgtgactGTAGATGAACATAATTGGATGAAACAATCGTTTCCAAACGACAAACTTCAGTTCACCTGTCAGAGTGTAGCCAACCATCATGGCCAGTAGGTGCAGTGCTGGTCGAGAGTGACCCCTAGCGAACGAAAGACAAAATACAGAGAGCTGTTAGTCCTGAGATCCCATCGCAACTTCGCAAGCAAGCTGAAGACCTAATTTCAGTGACACTTATTCTCAAAACTGATGAAAGGACCTTTCATAAGTTTTGATAATAAGTGTCACTGAAACCAGCTGTTTGGGACTGTTTTGTCTCTACTACATGCACCATTCTCCGTTTTCCCTATTCCTTTAACagccagcccccctcccccgaaaaTAACAACTATAGATCTTGGACAAGACATCTTAtgaagtcccccccccccacacacacatcaaTATATCTTTTGTGGAGCTCATCTAACAAATGGTGTCAGAAAGATGACAATTTTGTGCAGATATCAATAAAGGGTGTGTGGGTGtttgttcatgatttttcactggatactactacatgtaatactacTGCTTCCACATTGCAATCTTGCATGGTAATACATCACTGTCCCACGATATAACTTACCATATTGGGTTATCGCCCAGTTCATTATCACTGAGGATAAGGTAGACGGAGATGGGCCCAGTGATCAGGGAATTCAGCGTGGAAGTTATCCTAAAACAAGAATAGATAAAAAGTTATAGTTGCTGACGTTGATGACTATAAAATCAATCCTAATATATCCGGTCTCTGCATGTATTcgtaactttttttcaaaacaacgCGTTGTCAAAGAGTTGACTGGTGCAACATCTCAATGATTTGATAGGTGCCGTGTTAAGTACACTAACCTGCTGTCCCAGTCAATCCTCTGCCCAAGCGTGAGCTGTCTGTAGGTTTTGGACAGACGGAAAGACAGCCAGGGGCTGATGTACTTAAAGACGATGCCATACACCACGCACCACACAACTGCCGCTGTGTAGTACTCCACAATGCGCAGGGCCTCCATTGTAGAGAGTAGACTGACTTCAACCAAGGAACAGCGAATGGTAAA carries:
- the LOC136439031 gene encoding TLC domain-containing protein 4-A-like: MTNKCILCDVARTSIRLFTIRCSLVEVSLLSTMEALRIVEYYTAAVVWCVVYGIVFKYISPWLSFRLSKTYRQLTLGQRIDWDSRITSTLNSLITGPISVYLILSDNELGDNPIWGHSRPALHLLAMMVGYTLTDLLILLYYYSYWKHMGALEYAGYIAHHVGVLVAYIMCCLTFGNLAYFAVFRLTCENSTLFVNTKWLLDTKGFSKSSKPYVVNGLALALSWFVFRIAAIPPYWYVVYTVYGTAQYNRLLVLNKYIWIVTCLVLDVLNIKWFSRIVRGAKRILQKSKQAHSE